From a single Triplophysa rosa linkage group LG17, Trosa_1v2, whole genome shotgun sequence genomic region:
- the rflna gene encoding refilin-A: MVGHLHLQAMDESLKGKNREGLLDSPDSGLPPSPSPPFYSLSPGIIESRSGSCSTPNELQGYNRKESREGKLLPYLLLNSQGQDAKSRMYPVVYGESIEVNPKPEKEIKFNSAVKYASDTHFRDQVYCAQVPTATSFSETVVAVQNCTWRSYKTEVHFEPRHRPIHFQSTAIVFPKHARNTYRTTLNYNGNKNGAGRRRFVSTVRLESMEDASPCIIYTEYL, encoded by the exons ATGGTGGGCCACTTACATTTGCAAGCTATGGATGAGAGTCTGAAAGGAAAGAACCGGGAGGGACTGCTCGATAGTCCAGATTCCGGACTCCCTCCGAGCCCCAGCCCGCCCTTCTACTCTCTGTCGCCGGGGATCATTGAGTCTCGCTCTGGGAGCTGTTCGACGCCAAACGAGCTGCAGGGATACAACAGAAAGGAGAGCCGTGAGGGCAAACTG TTGCCGTACTTGCTGCTGAATTCGCAAGGTCAAGATGCTAAATCGCGCATGTACCCTGTGGTCTATGGAGAGAGCATTGAGGTCAACCCCAAACCAGAAAAAGAGATCAA GTTTAACTCGGCAGTGAAGTACGCTTCAGACACACATTTTCGTGACCAGGTGTACTGCGCCCAAGTCCCGACCGCCACGTCCTTCAGCGAGACAGTTGTGGCAGTTCAGAACTGCACGTGGCGCAGCTACAAGACAGAGGTTCACTTCGAGCCACGGCACAGGCCGATACACTTCCAAAGCACAGCCATCGTGTTCCCAAAGCACGCTCGGAATACATACCGCACCACGCTAAACTACAACGGCAACAAAAACGGAGCCGGACGGCGAAGGTTCGTGTCCACGGTCAGGCTGGAATCCATGGAGGACGCCAGTCCTTGTATCATTTACACAGAATACCTCTGA